TTTATACGCCGAGACTTATGTGTACTATGCTGCTCCCTACTTTGAGCACAGCGTTGCCGAGTACACCTTCAATGTTGGCAGCCAGCCCTTTGCTGTGGGCGAACTCCCGTCGCTCCTCGCCACGACTATCCATTACGAGAACATCAAGGCGCCGGTTTACGTTCTCCAGGGCCAGTTTGACGTTTCCGCTTGTGGTGGAAACTGCGTTGGCGTGGTGAACAACACAAAGACCATTTTCACAGGCAGCAAGGCGCTTGAATACGTGGAGGATTTGCCTGCCGGGTGAGTACTCCGTCTTGAACGTCTTCTCTACAAGTCATCAATCTCTAACAAGACTGCAGACATAACCTCAACTTCCACAAGGTTGCTCCTCAGGCATTCCAGAAgatcttttccttcttgagcAAGCACGGAGTGAAGCCTTAATGCGCAGGCATTCTCCTAGCATATCGGGGCGATATTTATTCTTCTTATAGATAATTTTAATGCATATGCTGAATATTACATTTATTTAGTATTTGAGATAGAAATAAAAGATAGATTGGGTCACTACCTAAATCTTATAGTTATAATACCAGGCGTTAGCTTCACAAACTTGCTTCATAATTAACCAGCTGTGGCGGCGGGATCCGTCGTGGCATCGTCTCCTCCCATGCACTCATGGCTTGTAGAATCTTTCCCTCGTCCCCAGCTTTTGCCACAATAACCACGCCGTATGCTCTGCCATTGTAGTTGTCAGCATATCCCAACGGCGCCACTCCGGCAGGGTatcctgctgcagcagcaacggtcACAATCCGCCCGTCTAATGGTCCTATAAGCACTTCGGCCCCTGTCTCTTCGAAGATTCGGTCAAATCCGTCATCTTTAGCTATCTTGCGGATAAATAAGACAATCTCTTGCCGCTTCTCTTCTGTCAGGTTGCTCTTCAATGTATTctcaagctgctgttggcccGGAAATGATGGGGCGTTGTCAGCTTCTGGCTTCTTGCAACGGCTTGTCTCCTTCAAACGATGTCGCTTACCTGATGGGAGCTCCAAGTCTTTGTGATCAGAATTCCACCGTATCAGCTGCCCAATTGTGCGTACTGAGGACTCGGTGTATTCCTTGAGGAAAGAGTTGATTTCACCGCCAAGATATGAGTTCCATACCGTTTCAAGGGCATCCTCACCCTCCCAAACGATCTCGTCGACTTGTGGCAACACGACATTCCCCGTCACTTCGGCCCCAGATTCCCGGATAGTAGCTACAGCTTGAAGAAACTCTGAAATCTTTCAGATGATGAATGTCAATATTACAATAATTGGCCCAAATGATAAGTATGACTTATACTTACTTGTTTTTCGCGGACGATTTCGATCCGGTCGCAAACAGCGGGATGGAGCTCCCACTTATTGGGATCCACAAAGGCAACTTTCTGCCCTGCCCACGTCTTGGTCAGATAAGGAGATTAATCTTGCTCCATCATAGCTCCAATAAAGTTGGCAAGGTCTCCAGTGCTTTTGGCCATGCCACCAAGACTATCGGTAATCGGAGATTGTGGTGATGTCCCCTTTGTGTCTAATGCTCCAACGGTAACTTTCATTGCGTACAGAGAAGCCCTTCCAGCTGGCTGTGTGATGGATCCGTCAGATTCGGTCCCCAATGCTACAGGTGCGAACCCAGCGGCCACAGCTACGGCAGAtccagatgaagaactgCATGAAGTGCTGTGTCCTAAAATCTTGTCTCCAGGCACATAGCCGCCCCTGACATATGGTGACTGTGTCTGGCCGCCGATTGCTGACCACCCGGTTACCATTCCGAATCCTTTTAAGCCAGCCCATTCCTctacaaaaagaaacacaagTCAACATCCCTAACCTAGGAGAGTGCCCTCAGGAAATTACTTACAGATAGATTGGCCTCCGCAATGATAATCATGCCAGCCTTCAGAAGACGATCTACTATTGGAGCGTTTGGAGCCGTGGCTCCGACAAGAGCATAGGAGCCGCATGTAGTGTCCATGCCGAGTGAAGGGTCGGTCATCACGTTGTCTTTGACGACAACTGGAATTCCGTGCAGAGGACCGCGTATGCGACCATCGGCTCTTTCTGCGTTAAGAAGTCTGGCTTGTTTAATAACGATGTGTTGTGGTGCAGTGGAAATGATTGCATTCAACTTCAAACCGTTCTTGTTATGCTGCTCGATCTGACGAAGATAAATATTGACCAAATCTAGGCTAGTTAGACGACCTGATGTCAGAAGCTCTTGCAGTTCCTCGGCTGTGGTTATCAACGGATCAATTGTGCCATGTCATGCGTTAGAAACGATGCGGTCGGGGGTTGCCGCCGCTTGGATATCCATTTTCGAATGGTTAGGGATGCGTTGAGAAGAATAGTGATGAAGATTCAAgataaaaaatataataataggAATCTATGAAGATGAACCAAATCTGCGAAAAGATCAATTGCTCAAGAAGAGGCTCATATGGGAAAGGATGAGTTCCAGTGCCTCCATGTGACGATGAGGTAACCTATTGCCCGGTTATGCCCTAATGCATTTTGAATGATCTCTTTCCAATGCGCTGTCTTTATGCAATCGCACATTCCAACACCCAACGTGAGGTAACTAACGGGTCCGTGTTCTATCCTCACATGATGTCCGCCGCCAACAACACACAGCCTAACTTCCCGGGTGCCCATCTTTCCAGTGACCAAGAATCGAGCGCTCCGAGGATCATGTTGTGTCCGCCATATACGGCCTACAGTATTTTGCTCTTACTCCTTATGTGCTCTATGGTGTATTTCTTTCGACTGGCCTGGCCATTCTCGTGGCCCTCGGGGACCTCACGGCGATCGATTGATCTGTTGACTGCAACCGCAGAAGATCTTCAACAGCTCTTGACGGCTGGCGAGCTCACAAGCGTTGAATTGGTCGACAGATGCTTCGCTCAGATTGATAGGCACGACGATTGTCTTAAGGCTGTTCTACAGAAGAATCCACAAGCCAGGACGGTGGCGGCCGCCCTGGACCTCGAACGCAAGAATGGCCACCTACGTGGGCCCCTTCA
The sequence above is drawn from the Trichoderma breve strain T069 chromosome 5, whole genome shotgun sequence genome and encodes:
- a CDS encoding amidase domain-containing protein, with translation MTDPSLGMDTTCGSYALVGATAPNAPIVDRLLKAGMIIIAEANLSEWAGLKGFGMVTGWSAIGGQTQSPYVRGGYVPGDKILGHSTSCSSSSGSAVAVAAGQLEGLLWQKVAFVDPNKWELHPAVCDRIEIVREKQISEFLQAVATIRESGAEVTGNVVLPQVDEIVWEGEDALETEYTESSVRTIGQLIRWNSDHKDLELPSEADNAPSFPGQQQLENTLKSNLTEEKRQEIVLFIRKIAKDDGFDRIFEETGAEVLIGPLDGRIVTVAAAAGYPAGVAPLGYADNYNGRAYGVVIVAKAGDEGKILQAMSAWEETMPRRIPPPQLVNYEASL